One Gemmatimonadota bacterium DNA window includes the following coding sequences:
- a CDS encoding quinone oxidoreductase — MKAIRISQYGGAEVLSFEDIDVADPGEGQVRITIEAAGVNFIDTYHRTGLYPLNLPLTLGLEGAGIVNAVGAGVSDLTEGDRVAWKSVEGSYAEQVVADVAEVVKIPSDVATKTAAAVMLQGLTAHYLVNSTYPVREGDTCLIHAAAGGVGLLLVQMAKMRGARVIGTTSTEEKAALGRDAGADDIILYTERDFEAEVLRLTDSQGVEVVYDSVAKATWEKSINCLKPRGYMVFFGNASGPVPPIDPLLLSQKGSIYLTRPTLNSYTQTREEYLQRTREVMGWIQDGSLDVRIGEEHPLENAAEAHNRLEGRQTTGKVLLVP, encoded by the coding sequence GTGAAAGCTATTCGCATATCGCAATACGGTGGTGCAGAAGTTTTGAGTTTTGAAGATATTGATGTAGCAGATCCAGGCGAGGGACAGGTGCGAATTACCATAGAAGCCGCGGGTGTCAATTTTATCGACACCTATCACCGCACGGGCCTTTATCCTCTGAATTTGCCGTTGACGCTGGGCCTGGAAGGTGCCGGTATTGTGAATGCGGTGGGTGCAGGGGTTTCGGATTTGACTGAGGGCGACCGCGTGGCCTGGAAAAGTGTGGAGGGTTCTTATGCGGAGCAGGTTGTCGCAGACGTAGCCGAGGTGGTCAAAATTCCCTCAGATGTCGCCACCAAAACCGCAGCTGCGGTGATGTTGCAAGGGCTGACCGCGCATTATCTGGTCAATAGTACCTATCCGGTTCGAGAAGGCGACACCTGCCTTATCCACGCAGCGGCAGGGGGTGTTGGCCTTTTGCTCGTACAGATGGCAAAAATGCGCGGGGCGCGGGTTATTGGTACCACATCTACAGAAGAAAAAGCGGCTCTGGGACGGGACGCAGGTGCCGATGATATTATTCTTTATACCGAACGGGATTTTGAAGCCGAAGTTCTGCGCCTCACAGATAGTCAGGGCGTCGAAGTGGTTTACGATTCCGTTGCCAAAGCCACCTGGGAGAAAAGTATCAATTGCCTCAAACCGCGCGGTTATATGGTCTTTTTTGGCAATGCCAGCGGGCCGGTTCCGCCGATTGATCCCCTGCTTCTGTCGCAAAAAGGGTCTATTTATCTCACGCGCCCGACGCTCAATAGCTACACGCAGACCCGAGAAGAATATCTCCAGCGCACCCGCGAGGTTATGGGCTGGATTCAAGACGGGAGTCTGGATGTGCGTATTGGCGAAGAACATCCTCTTGAGAATGCGGCCGAAGCACATAATCGCCTCGAAGGTCGGCAGACTACGGGGAAAGTGCTGTTGGTCCCATAG
- a CDS encoding 8-oxo-dGTP diphosphatase yields MCIENHTTLVLLVKGNPITRILLGYKKRGFGVGKYTGIGGKIEPGETVRAAAVREMREETGVVMSPQDLVDAGHVTFYFPARPKWNLTTRIFIGRRWKGEPTETGEIRPVWFEVNHLPFDTMWDDATYWYPYVLAHKRVRATFTFSPDCKTVATSEIEMW; encoded by the coding sequence ATGTGTATCGAGAATCACACCACGCTGGTACTGCTCGTGAAGGGTAACCCCATAACCCGTATTTTGCTCGGCTACAAAAAACGCGGATTTGGGGTGGGGAAATACACGGGTATTGGCGGGAAAATTGAACCCGGGGAAACGGTGCGTGCAGCCGCTGTGCGCGAAATGCGTGAAGAAACAGGTGTTGTGATGTCGCCCCAGGACCTTGTGGATGCCGGGCACGTGACGTTTTATTTTCCCGCCCGTCCCAAATGGAATCTCACGACCCGTATTTTTATTGGGCGCAGGTGGAAAGGTGAGCCGACGGAAACAGGGGAAATACGCCCGGTGTGGTTTGAAGTCAATCATCTGCCCTTCGATACGATGTGGGATGATGCTACCTATTGGTATCCCTATGTGTTGGCGCATAAGCGCGTCAGAGCGACATTTACATTTTCGCCCGACTGCAAAACCGTTGCGACCAGCGAGATTGAGATGTGGTAA